From a single Sus scrofa isolate TJ Tabasco breed Duroc chromosome 13, Sscrofa11.1, whole genome shotgun sequence genomic region:
- the GCSAM gene encoding germinal center-associated signaling and motility protein (The RefSeq protein has 2 substitutions compared to this genomic sequence) produces the protein MGNFLLRDDRWQQNTQEIPWNLRNQSPRQGASRCWDCHIAQGCFCLPWKKMHIFKARQDSPKQNEETSSSPFQEENVDQSSVEDLCYTLIDHSTPARRPIGTPAEECYENVSLKTERPRESLGGTETEYSLIHVSSTLGHPSSSENEYELLMPSRIFSHSLQQPHPLKHPSQAQFSRLK, from the exons ATGGGGAACTTCCTGCTGAGGGACAACAG GTGGCAGCAGAACACTCAAGAGATACCCTGGAATCTGAGAAACCAGAGCCCCAGACAGGGAGCATCCAG ATGCTGGGACTGCCACATCGCTCAAGGGTGTTTCTGCCTTCCGTG gaaaaaaatgcacatttttaaagcAAGACAAGATTCCCCAAAGCAAA atgAAGAAACATCATCTTCTCCCTTCCAG GAGGAGAATGTTGACCAGAGCTCCGTGGAGGATCTGTGCTATACCCTCATTGATCACAGCACCCCTGCGAGAAGGCCAATAGGCACCCCTGCTGAGGAGTGCTATGAGAACGTTTCCCTCAAGACCGAGAGGCCCAGAGAGTCATTGGGAGGAACGGAGACTGAGTACTCACTTATTCATGTGTCTTCTACTCCTGGCCATCCATCCTCCTCAGAAAATGAATATGAACTTCTCATGCCCAGCAGAATCTTCTCTCACTCCCTGCAACAGCCACATCCACTTAAACACCCTTCTCAGGCTCAGTTTTCCCGTTTAAAATAA